The following coding sequences are from one Danio rerio strain Tuebingen ecotype United States chromosome 21, GRCz12tu, whole genome shotgun sequence window:
- the LOC103909470 gene encoding probable E3 ubiquitin-protein ligase HECTD4 encodes MSVQEDILKNVGKKQLLTSIKKEIQVTEEKFLTLEGFYKFTLDRAKQDIRSVWRAILACGYDLHFDRCTCIDSRHAQKASRKWSFEMDFALVQFVNRLSRHLAITPARLHPHEVYLVPSKNGADPEVACRLSVPVESLRLRFALLQSLNSKLENFFLPLVELRLTQTYQNSIATHLCKAKGSCCAVKVLWRVCTAAWPSSTSLPPRVLTHSHTSSTSLQCVTSHLNICSSCPISC; translated from the exons ATGTCTGTacaggaagatattctgaagaacgtCGGAAAAAAGCagctgttgacttccata aagaaagaaattcaag TGACAGAAGAGAAGTTTTTGACGCTGGAAGGTTTCTACAAGTTTACTCTAGACAGAGCCAAGCAGGACATCCGCAGTGTTTGGCGGGCGATCCTGGCCTGTGGATATGATCTGCACTTTGACAG ATGCACATGCATTGATTCCCGACATGCTCAAAAAGCCAGCAGAAAATGGAGCTTTGAGATGGACTTTGCATTGGTGCAGTTTGTGAACCGTCTCAGCCGTCACCTGGCCATCACTCCTGCCCGTCTGCATCCACATGAGGTTTACCTGGTCCCCAGCAAAAATGGCGCCGATCCTGAGGTTGCGTGTCGGTTAA GTGTCCCAGTGGAGAGTTTGCGTCTGCGCTTTGCTCTGCTACAGTCTCTAAACAGCAAACTTGAGAACTTCTTTCTGCCTTTAGTGGAGCTGAGACTCACACAGACCTACCAGAACAGCATCGCCACGCATCTGTGCAAGGCCAAAG ggagCTGCTGCGCTGTGAAAGTGCTCTGGCGCGTCTGTACTGCCGCATGGCCCTCCTCAACATCTTTGCCCCCAAGAGtcctcacacattcacacacctcTTCCACATCCCTGCAGTGCGTGACATCACACTTGAATATCTGCAGCTCTTGTCCAATCAGCTGCTGA
- the LOC101883236 gene encoding uncharacterized protein isoform X3, with translation MDTYYNQSSDNPHHEWSSVVLTLDPDVDEQELIESMKQFSQIHSLDFSFDEDTNCRHIYVTFEHSGRDQQPDPVVPTSRFIELKTLLVSNLHPMVTEQQLIEKFGALGSISTVQVCRNNIISPAYAFVTFHHRRDAVRAQKALNFTDLLNKPLIIMWGPDKTIEVLSDNDSSSPRQTEERETDGETEERKTSGETERKAAGDTEERKTSGETERKAAGDTEERKTSGETEREAAGETEERAKSESSWGRRISNNVKSAVKAAVSSPAAWVGVGIGVCAAYAYFRSRS, from the coding sequence ATGGATACTTACTATAATCAGTCTTCAGACAACCCTCATCACGAGTGGTCATCGGTTGTTCTGACTTTGGACCCAGATGTGGACGAACAAGAACTGATTGAGTCAATGAAACAGTTCAGCCAAATCCACTCTTTGGATTTTTCTTTTGATGAAGACACTAATTGCAGACACATTTATGTGACTTTTGAGCATTCAGGACGGGACCAGCAACCAGATCCTGTGGTCCCCACGAGccgctttattgagctgaagacACTGCTCGTGAGCAATCTGCACCCAATGGTTACCGAACAACAGCTTATTGAAAAGTTTGGTGCATTGGGGTCCATCTCGACTGTGCAAGTGTGCAGAAACAACATCATCTCTCCTGCTTATGCCTTTGTGACTTTCCATCATCGACGTGATGCAGTGCGAGCACAAAAAGCTCTGAACTTCACTGATTTACTGAATAAACCTCTGATCATCATGTGGGGCCCAGACAAGACAATTGAGGTCCTCTCAGATAATGACAGCAGCTCTCCAAGACaaacagaggagagagagacagatggagAAACAGAGGAGAGAAAGACCAGTGGAGAAACAGAGAGAAAGGCCGCTGGAGATACAGAGGAGAGAAAGACCAGTGGAGAAACAGAGAGAAAGGCCGCTGGAGATACAGAGGAGAGAAAAACCAgtggagaaacagagagagaggccGCTGGAGAAACAGAGGAGAGAGCGAAAAGCGAGTCTTCATGGGGAAGAAGGATCTCCAACAATGTGAAAAGTGCTGTGAAAGCTGCGGTGAGCAGTCCAGCAGCCTGGGTCGGAGTCGGCATAGGTGTCTGTGCTGCTTATGCCTACTTCAGGAGCAGGAGCTAG
- the LOC101883236 gene encoding uncharacterized protein isoform X5: MVTEQQLIEKFGALGSISTVQVCRNNIISPAYAFVTFHHRRDAVRAQKALNFTDLLNKPLIIMWGPDKTIEVLSDNDSSSPRQTEERETDGETEERKTSGETERKAAGDTEERKTSGETERKAAGDTEERKTSGETEREAAGETEERAKSESSWGRRISNNVKSAVKAAVSSPAAWVGVGIGVCAAYAYFRSRS, translated from the coding sequence ATGGTTACCGAACAACAGCTTATTGAAAAGTTTGGTGCATTGGGGTCCATCTCGACTGTGCAAGTGTGCAGAAACAACATCATCTCTCCTGCTTATGCCTTTGTGACTTTCCATCATCGACGTGATGCAGTGCGAGCACAAAAAGCTCTGAACTTCACTGATTTACTGAATAAACCTCTGATCATCATGTGGGGCCCAGACAAGACAATTGAGGTCCTCTCAGATAATGACAGCAGCTCTCCAAGACaaacagaggagagagagacagatggagAAACAGAGGAGAGAAAGACCAGTGGAGAAACAGAGAGAAAGGCCGCTGGAGATACAGAGGAGAGAAAGACCAGTGGAGAAACAGAGAGAAAGGCCGCTGGAGATACAGAGGAGAGAAAAACCAgtggagaaacagagagagaggccGCTGGAGAAACAGAGGAGAGAGCGAAAAGCGAGTCTTCATGGGGAAGAAGGATCTCCAACAATGTGAAAAGTGCTGTGAAAGCTGCGGTGAGCAGTCCAGCAGCCTGGGTCGGAGTCGGCATAGGTGTCTGTGCTGCTTATGCCTACTTCAGGAGCAGGAGCTAG
- the LOC101883236 gene encoding uncharacterized protein isoform X1: MVYGFSHKVQRNGQLNLMEAECFLLDASRSNTGLTSPPTANQYPSIIIPTDKVHDKLGVSPPPGAVLVLHLLLFKFPLAMAFAEQLLTYSVGETIERSEDELDTVPTSVLIQVVELLGRDQQPDPVVPTSRFIELKTLLVSNLHPMVTEQQLIEKFGALGSISTVQVCRNNIISPAYAFVTFHHRRDAVRAQKALNFTDLLNKPLIIMWGPDKTIEVLSDNDSSSPRQTEERETDGETEERKTSGETERKAAGDTEERKTSGETERKAAGDTEERKTSGETEREAAGETEERAKSESSWGRRISNNVKSAVKAAVSSPAAWVGVGIGVCAAYAYFRSRS, translated from the exons ATGGTGTATGGATTCAGTCATAAAGTGCAGCGTAATGGCCAGCTGAACCTGATGGAGGCCGAGTGTTTCCTGCTGGACGCCTCTCGGTCTAACACCGGCCTCACTTCTCCACCCACAGCCAACCAGTATCCTAGCATCATCATCCCCACCGACAAAGTGCACGACAAATTGG GCGTGTCTCCCCCTCCTGGAGCAGTGCTGGTGTTGCACTTGTTGCTTTTTAAGTTTCCATTGGCGATGGCCTTCGCTGAACAGCTGCTAACCTACAGTGTAGGAGAAACCATAGAGCGCTCTGAGGATGAGCTGGACACGGTGCCCACTTCTGTGCTCATTCAGGTCGTGGAGCTGCTAG GACGGGACCAGCAACCAGATCCTGTGGTCCCCACGAGccgctttattgagctgaagacACTGCTCGTGAGCAATCTGCACCCAATGGTTACCGAACAACAGCTTATTGAAAAGTTTGGTGCATTGGGGTCCATCTCGACTGTGCAAGTGTGCAGAAACAACATCATCTCTCCTGCTTATGCCTTTGTGACTTTCCATCATCGACGTGATGCAGTGCGAGCACAAAAAGCTCTGAACTTCACTGATTTACTGAATAAACCTCTGATCATCATGTGGGGCCCAGACAAGACAATTGAGGTCCTCTCAGATAATGACAGCAGCTCTCCAAGACaaacagaggagagagagacagatggagAAACAGAGGAGAGAAAGACCAGTGGAGAAACAGAGAGAAAGGCCGCTGGAGATACAGAGGAGAGAAAGACCAGTGGAGAAACAGAGAGAAAGGCCGCTGGAGATACAGAGGAGAGAAAAACCAgtggagaaacagagagagaggccGCTGGAGAAACAGAGGAGAGAGCGAAAAGCGAGTCTTCATGGGGAAGAAGGATCTCCAACAATGTGAAAAGTGCTGTGAAAGCTGCGGTGAGCAGTCCAGCAGCCTGGGTCGGAGTCGGCATAGGTGTCTGTGCTGCTTATGCCTACTTCAGGAGCAGGAGCTAG